One Paraburkholderia sp. HP33-1 genomic region harbors:
- a CDS encoding type II secretion system protein, with the protein MTVAGSRMRGVKRVAMRPKRERGLVMLTLLIALLLLSIALMGALDVWALQRRRETEQQLLFVGDQYRLAILRYYRAGRTLPASIDDLLNDTRVPVPLHHLRRAYADPVTGQNDWVLIYQVGRIGGLHSSSTDVPIKVARFPQQYENFEGQQSYADWQFFYLPPIHHNTSSADSASRPGKPGSINAPFNPMNNGLPGFTPRNLDTSQ; encoded by the coding sequence ATGACTGTTGCAGGGTCACGTATGCGCGGCGTGAAACGGGTGGCAATGCGCCCGAAGCGCGAACGCGGTCTCGTGATGCTGACGTTGCTGATCGCACTCCTGCTGCTGTCGATTGCGCTGATGGGCGCACTCGATGTCTGGGCGCTGCAGCGCAGACGCGAGACCGAGCAGCAACTGCTGTTCGTCGGCGATCAATATCGGCTCGCGATACTGCGCTACTACCGCGCGGGACGTACGCTGCCCGCGTCCATCGACGATCTGCTCAACGACACGCGTGTGCCTGTACCGCTGCATCATCTGCGGCGCGCCTATGCGGACCCTGTCACCGGCCAGAACGACTGGGTGCTCATCTATCAGGTGGGGCGGATTGGAGGGCTTCACAGCAGTTCGACGGATGTGCCGATCAAGGTCGCACGTTTTCCACAGCAATATGAGAACTTCGAAGGGCAGCAGAGTTACGCGGACTGGCAGTTCTTCTATCTTCCGCCGATACATCACAATACATCCAGCGCGGACAGCGCTTCCAGACCGGGCAAGCCCGGTTCGATCAACGCGCCCTTCAATCCGATGAATAACGGACTGCCGGGTTTTACCCCGCGCAATCTTGACACGTCCCAGTGA
- a CDS encoding sigma-54 dependent transcriptional regulator has protein sequence MDSVGTKLYHVCRGNRALPQELLPSNGWEVDRIDIGVRTRHRARVAAGTFGLIDFASMIFPRDLERVNEVLSAQDVGWVAALKPGQLQDITIRSAVRSHCISYITVPTTADEITHVVGHARGMRSLAEPPPPASWDIPAGEMIGSCDAMRQLFRTIRKVAPSDASVLIQGESGTGKELTALAIHQHSARSQAPFVAINCGAIPAELVTAELFGYERGAFTDANERKTGRIELANGGTVFLDEIADLPMKSQACLLRFLQEHTIERLGCTRPIKVDVRIVCATHVDLERATREGRFREDLYHRLSVLQINEPPLRARGADIELLALHLLDQLRADARRRIRGFSDDAIRALRAHDWPGNIREMRNRVWRAIVLSDSSVITASDLGLAHYVDACAVSLNQVRRNAERQAVEKALLRNRGRVADAARDLDISRVTLYRLLDLPGFDFASFLGGRCQE, from the coding sequence ATGGATTCGGTCGGAACGAAGCTTTATCACGTTTGCCGCGGCAATCGTGCGCTGCCGCAAGAGTTGCTGCCGTCGAATGGATGGGAAGTGGACCGGATCGATATTGGCGTGCGTACTCGACATCGCGCGCGCGTGGCGGCCGGCACGTTCGGGCTGATCGACTTTGCGTCGATGATATTTCCACGTGATCTGGAAAGGGTAAACGAGGTGCTGTCCGCCCAGGATGTCGGCTGGGTTGCTGCGCTGAAACCAGGCCAGTTGCAAGACATCACAATCCGCTCGGCGGTACGCAGTCATTGCATCAGCTACATCACGGTGCCCACCACGGCCGATGAAATCACGCATGTCGTCGGCCACGCGCGTGGCATGCGCTCGCTGGCTGAACCACCGCCGCCCGCTTCGTGGGATATTCCAGCTGGCGAAATGATCGGTTCGTGCGATGCGATGCGCCAACTTTTTCGCACCATCCGCAAGGTTGCCCCAAGCGATGCATCGGTGTTGATCCAGGGCGAGTCGGGTACCGGCAAGGAATTGACCGCGCTGGCGATCCATCAGCATTCGGCGCGAAGCCAGGCGCCATTTGTCGCGATCAACTGTGGTGCGATCCCCGCTGAACTCGTGACGGCCGAGCTGTTCGGCTATGAGCGCGGGGCGTTCACGGACGCGAATGAGCGCAAGACAGGGCGTATCGAGTTGGCAAACGGCGGCACGGTGTTTCTCGATGAAATAGCTGATCTGCCGATGAAAAGCCAGGCGTGCCTGCTGCGATTTTTGCAGGAGCACACCATCGAGCGATTGGGTTGTACGCGGCCGATCAAGGTCGACGTGAGGATCGTGTGTGCGACACATGTTGATCTGGAGCGCGCGACGCGCGAAGGCCGCTTCCGCGAAGACCTCTATCATCGACTGAGCGTGTTGCAGATCAACGAGCCGCCGCTACGTGCGCGAGGCGCCGATATCGAACTGCTTGCGCTGCACCTGCTCGATCAACTGCGGGCGGACGCTCGCCGCCGGATTCGCGGTTTCTCCGACGACGCCATTCGGGCACTGCGCGCGCATGACTGGCCCGGCAATATTCGGGAAATGAGGAATCGCGTGTGGCGCGCGATCGTGCTGTCCGACAGTTCCGTGATCACGGCAAGCGACCTGGGTCTTGCGCACTATGTCGACGCATGCGCGGTATCGCTCAATCAGGTTCGGCGCAATGCCGAACGGCAGGCGGTGGAAAAAGCATTGCTGCGTAATCGGGGACGAGTCGCGGACGCTGCGCGCGATCTCGACATTTCACGTGTCACGCTGTACCGGCTGCTTGATTTGCCTGGATTCGATTTTGCGTCGTTTCTGGGGGGGCGGTGTCAAGAGTGA
- a CDS encoding TolC family protein has product MRRLNPPIALAIFAAAGLTGCATSSLDMAPDGPARPWQPQTDATGAIVPGAHAPGAATATTSRYQLPANPALAAVPPPPALDPAHAYALPELIDMAESANPLTRIAWNDARNVALAAGIAKSAYLPQLSVAAMAHYTGGSTSETSQLGQSSISGETRGVTSVLSLQWLLFDFGGRAARVEAASQASVIANIGFTAAHQQVIYDVSVAFYTYQSARARLGTAKQSVGNADAILTAAQLRNQHGIGTVIEVAQARQNLAQAKLGLVEAEGAESNGYLALISAMGISPLSKPAIADMPIHALSPAMNEPIERIVATAIARRPDVLSAYAAERANLAKIKAAEADFKPKVFLSASAAYNTNNSSISAVPGIGQQLPTVNLSGNHYGGNVVFGVSIPLYDGGFRSAVLAQARNDADSASTRLAHSREEAVRQIVGAQNVLQTSLSAHAAAKELLAAAQTTYDAAFDAYRHGVGSITDALLAQNQLLAAKNAYADSYSGALSAAAALALATGSIDAPLDAPMN; this is encoded by the coding sequence ATGCGCCGGCTTAACCCGCCCATCGCGTTGGCGATCTTCGCCGCGGCAGGCTTGACCGGATGCGCGACTTCATCGCTCGACATGGCGCCCGACGGCCCCGCGAGACCGTGGCAGCCGCAAACCGATGCGACGGGTGCAATCGTGCCGGGCGCGCACGCGCCGGGTGCAGCGACGGCGACGACGTCCCGCTACCAGTTGCCCGCCAATCCCGCGCTCGCCGCCGTGCCGCCGCCACCCGCGCTCGATCCCGCGCACGCGTATGCGCTGCCCGAGCTGATCGACATGGCGGAATCGGCCAATCCGCTGACCCGCATCGCGTGGAACGATGCGCGCAATGTGGCGCTCGCGGCCGGCATTGCGAAGAGCGCCTATCTGCCGCAGTTGTCGGTCGCGGCGATGGCGCACTACACGGGCGGATCGACTTCCGAGACGTCGCAGCTCGGTCAATCGTCGATCAGCGGCGAGACGCGTGGCGTGACCTCGGTGCTGTCGCTGCAGTGGCTGCTGTTCGATTTCGGCGGACGCGCCGCGCGTGTCGAAGCGGCGTCGCAGGCCTCGGTGATCGCCAACATCGGCTTCACCGCGGCGCATCAGCAGGTGATCTACGACGTCAGCGTTGCGTTCTACACGTACCAGAGCGCACGCGCGCGCCTCGGCACCGCGAAGCAAAGTGTCGGGAACGCCGACGCGATCCTCACCGCCGCGCAATTACGCAATCAGCACGGGATCGGCACCGTGATCGAAGTGGCCCAGGCACGCCAGAACCTCGCGCAGGCGAAGCTCGGCCTTGTAGAGGCCGAGGGCGCCGAAAGCAACGGCTACCTCGCGCTGATCTCCGCGATGGGCATTTCTCCGCTGTCCAAACCGGCGATCGCCGACATGCCGATCCACGCGCTATCGCCGGCGATGAACGAGCCCATCGAGCGGATCGTGGCCACGGCGATCGCGCGGCGTCCGGACGTGTTGAGCGCCTATGCGGCGGAACGCGCGAACCTGGCGAAGATCAAGGCGGCCGAGGCTGACTTCAAGCCGAAGGTGTTCCTGTCGGCGTCGGCGGCGTACAACACGAACAATTCGTCGATTTCGGCGGTGCCTGGGATCGGCCAGCAATTGCCGACAGTCAATCTGAGCGGCAACCATTATGGCGGCAACGTGGTGTTCGGCGTGTCGATTCCGCTGTATGACGGCGGCTTCCGCTCGGCCGTGCTCGCGCAGGCACGCAACGACGCAGATAGCGCGTCGACCCGTCTCGCGCACAGCCGCGAAGAGGCGGTACGGCAGATCGTCGGCGCACAGAACGTGCTGCAAACAAGCCTGAGCGCGCACGCCGCGGCGAAGGAACTGCTCGCCGCCGCGCAGACGACCTACGACGCCGCGTTCGACGCCTATCGCCACGGCGTCGGCTCGATCACCGACGCGCTGCTCGCGCAGAACCAGTTGCTGGCCGCAAAGAATGCCTACGCGGACAGCTATAGCGGTGCGTTGTCGGCCGCAGCGGCGCTTGCGCTCGCGACGGGGTCGATCGACGCACCGTTGGACGCGCCTATGAACTGA
- a CDS encoding FUSC family protein — protein sequence MARPAADMPGAAVAGGVGRLSRPGVAELLKLLAPFPGRAAIAARVALICALTVWVTSAYGTPDAALSAYVVFFMIRPDRTASVVTGVALLVLVSFVIGLVLAVAIVVVDFPPLRLAAMALLSAGLLFVTSASKLRPVGAIVAMIVGFALDELGLVPVGELATRGLLYAWLFIAIPAAMSIAVSVACAPSPRRLAARDMAERLRLAARGLREPDATRDALNAALREGNAEIGKRLKMSALEGSSRRADVAALERAAASSVTLLAAVDLACGEASARLPASFVEPIATTLEEMARMLDAGGYPVEIELPLPASEPLTPLARAVADTLHDAITRFAEPKVEPEAESQATHAPSQPAPAPPRAGFFAADAFTNPEHVRYALKTTVAAMFCYLLYSQLDWPGIHTCFITVYIVSLGTTAETVEKLALRIAGCIVGALAGTAAIVFVMPALTSIVELMAVVLIGAGLSAWVAFGSPRISYAGFQIAFAFFLCVVQGAAPAFDLTIARDRTIGILIGNVVVYLVFTRVWPVSIAARVELALTGLREQWARLAAPGDADTRRAEAASALARGGALREDLALMHYEPSWVRPEPQWLAARHHELAGFAALEVPMLLLAERRPAAATIGGWLQRLTAAAHGQPVRTDAEAPTQRPAPDVATDAASAALQSLGDARLGELERAASDDAAKEWSNHAPA from the coding sequence ATGGCGCGGCCTGCCGCTGACATGCCGGGCGCGGCGGTCGCCGGCGGCGTCGGGCGTCTGTCGCGGCCCGGCGTCGCGGAGCTTTTGAAGCTGCTCGCGCCTTTCCCCGGACGCGCCGCGATCGCGGCACGCGTCGCGCTGATCTGCGCGCTGACGGTATGGGTGACGAGCGCGTACGGCACACCCGATGCGGCGCTGTCGGCCTACGTGGTGTTCTTCATGATCCGGCCCGACCGGACCGCCAGCGTCGTGACCGGCGTGGCGCTTCTGGTGCTCGTCAGCTTCGTCATCGGGCTCGTGCTGGCCGTGGCCATCGTCGTGGTCGACTTTCCACCGTTGCGCCTCGCGGCCATGGCCTTGCTGTCCGCGGGGCTGCTGTTCGTGACGTCGGCAAGCAAGCTGCGGCCCGTGGGCGCCATCGTCGCGATGATCGTCGGCTTTGCGCTCGATGAACTCGGGCTCGTGCCGGTCGGCGAACTGGCGACGCGCGGGCTACTCTATGCGTGGCTGTTTATCGCGATTCCGGCCGCTATGTCGATCGCAGTGAGTGTCGCGTGCGCGCCGTCGCCACGGCGGCTCGCCGCGCGCGATATGGCCGAACGCCTGCGTCTCGCCGCGCGCGGTCTGCGCGAACCCGACGCCACGCGCGACGCGCTCAACGCGGCGCTGCGCGAGGGCAACGCAGAGATCGGCAAGCGGCTCAAGATGTCGGCGCTGGAAGGATCGTCACGACGAGCCGATGTCGCCGCGCTCGAACGCGCCGCGGCGTCGAGCGTCACGCTGCTGGCCGCGGTCGATCTCGCGTGCGGCGAAGCTTCGGCGCGGCTGCCGGCGTCGTTCGTCGAGCCGATCGCGACGACGCTGGAGGAGATGGCGCGCATGCTCGACGCCGGCGGCTACCCGGTCGAAATCGAGCTGCCCCTGCCCGCATCGGAGCCGCTGACTCCGCTCGCACGCGCGGTGGCCGACACGCTGCACGACGCGATCACGCGCTTTGCAGAGCCCAAGGTCGAGCCCGAAGCCGAATCCCAGGCCACGCATGCCCCCTCGCAACCGGCGCCCGCCCCCCCGCGCGCCGGCTTCTTCGCCGCCGACGCGTTCACGAATCCCGAGCACGTCCGCTACGCGCTGAAGACTACCGTCGCGGCGATGTTCTGCTATCTGCTGTATTCGCAGCTCGACTGGCCCGGCATCCACACCTGCTTCATCACTGTCTACATCGTCTCGCTCGGCACCACCGCGGAGACCGTCGAGAAGCTGGCGCTGCGCATCGCCGGCTGTATCGTCGGCGCGCTCGCCGGCACCGCCGCGATCGTCTTCGTGATGCCCGCGCTGACGTCGATCGTCGAGTTGATGGCCGTCGTGCTGATCGGCGCGGGCTTGTCGGCGTGGGTCGCGTTCGGCTCGCCGCGCATTTCGTATGCGGGTTTTCAGATCGCGTTCGCGTTCTTCCTCTGCGTGGTCCAGGGCGCGGCGCCCGCCTTCGATCTGACGATCGCGCGAGATCGCACGATCGGCATCCTGATCGGCAACGTGGTCGTCTATCTGGTGTTCACGCGCGTGTGGCCGGTCAGCATCGCCGCGCGCGTCGAACTGGCGCTGACCGGGCTGCGCGAGCAATGGGCACGGCTTGCAGCGCCTGGGGACGCCGACACGCGACGCGCCGAAGCGGCGAGCGCGTTGGCCCGCGGCGGCGCGCTGCGCGAGGATCTCGCGCTGATGCACTACGAACCGTCGTGGGTGCGACCGGAACCGCAGTGGCTCGCTGCGCGCCACCACGAACTGGCCGGATTCGCCGCGCTCGAAGTGCCGATGCTGCTGCTCGCCGAACGGCGGCCCGCAGCCGCGACGATCGGCGGCTGGCTGCAACGGCTGACGGCCGCCGCGCATGGGCAACCGGTTCGCACCGATGCCGAGGCTCCCACGCAGCGGCCTGCGCCCGATGTCGCAACCGACGCGGCAAGCGCCGCGCTGCAAAGCCTCGGCGACGCGCGCCTTGGCGAACTCGAACGCGCAGCGTCGGACGACGCGGCAAAGGAATGGTCGAATCATGCGCCGGCTTAA
- the mdtN gene encoding multidrug transporter subunit MdtN: protein MKMAGKSKAPLKGRLIAAAIILIGLAAAYFAYDRATRFPSTDDATIDADVVHIATPVGGRIVRLAVHENQRVAQGDLLFEIDPVPYRLLVAQTQADLELARAALDSRRKVITSERANASVAGDQASKAAHSYELATRNVERLAPLAAKGYVPAQQLDQAQVAQREAELSLRQAREQKQASAQTIGDDADAIATVHAREAALALAQHNLDETVVRAPHNGYVTGLLVLAGETVAPDQSLFTLVHADEWFAVANFREGALSRIAPGDCATVYSMIDRSQPMHGKVVGISAGVADTDRINLPRTLPIVQSSVNWVRVAQRFPVRVLLDEPAERLVRVGASAIVEVRHGAACR from the coding sequence ATGAAAATGGCTGGCAAATCGAAGGCTCCGCTCAAAGGCCGCCTGATCGCCGCCGCGATCATCCTGATTGGCCTCGCGGCCGCGTATTTCGCATACGACCGCGCGACGCGTTTCCCCTCGACAGACGATGCGACGATCGACGCCGACGTCGTGCACATCGCGACGCCGGTCGGCGGCCGCATCGTCAGGCTCGCGGTGCACGAGAACCAGCGGGTCGCGCAAGGCGACCTGCTGTTCGAAATCGATCCAGTGCCGTACCGCCTGTTGGTCGCGCAGACCCAGGCCGATCTCGAGCTCGCGCGCGCCGCGCTCGATTCACGGCGTAAGGTCATCACGAGCGAACGAGCCAATGCATCCGTTGCCGGCGATCAGGCCAGCAAGGCGGCGCATAGCTACGAGCTCGCGACGCGCAACGTCGAGCGCCTCGCACCGCTCGCGGCGAAAGGCTACGTGCCGGCCCAGCAACTCGATCAGGCGCAGGTCGCGCAGCGCGAAGCCGAGCTGTCGCTCAGACAGGCCCGCGAGCAGAAGCAGGCGAGCGCCCAGACGATCGGCGACGATGCCGATGCGATCGCCACCGTGCACGCGCGCGAAGCCGCGCTCGCGCTCGCGCAGCACAACCTCGACGAAACGGTGGTGCGCGCGCCGCACAACGGCTACGTGACCGGCCTGTTGGTGCTGGCCGGCGAAACGGTCGCACCGGATCAGTCGCTCTTCACACTCGTCCACGCGGACGAATGGTTCGCGGTCGCGAACTTCCGCGAAGGCGCGCTCTCGCGGATCGCGCCGGGCGATTGCGCGACCGTCTATTCGATGATCGACCGCAGCCAGCCGATGCACGGCAAGGTCGTCGGCATCAGCGCGGGAGTCGCCGATACCGATCGGATCAACCTGCCGCGCACGCTGCCGATCGTGCAGTCCTCGGTGAACTGGGTGCGCGTCGCGCAGCGCTTCCCGGTGCGCGTGCTGCTCGACGAACCGGCCGAGCGGCTGGTGCGGGTCGGCGCGAGCGCGATCGTCGAGGTGAGGCATGGCGCGGCCTGCCGCTGA
- the phnE gene encoding phosphonate ABC transporter, permease protein PhnE — MNTADLITPPARASEAAAARAAQAEQAKQQAGKRSWWSLLGWIAVLTVLGGAWHGADMRPLDLLSDSANMGQFAKDFFPPDFTEWRSYVHEMYVTLSVAIWGTALSLVCAVPCGLMSAHNLAPQWIVQPMRRLMDACRAINEMVFAMLFIVAVGLGPFAGVLALWVHTTGVLAKLFAEAVEAIDPRPAEGVRATGAARLDEIVYAVLPQVLPLWISYALYRFESNVRSAMVVGMVGAGGIGVLLYEAIRSFNYAQTAAVMIMVIVVVTVIDLGSAWLRERVT; from the coding sequence ATGAACACGGCCGATCTGATCACGCCACCGGCGCGCGCGAGCGAAGCGGCCGCCGCGCGGGCGGCGCAGGCTGAGCAAGCGAAACAGCAAGCCGGCAAGCGCAGCTGGTGGTCGCTGCTCGGCTGGATCGCGGTGCTCACCGTTCTCGGCGGCGCGTGGCACGGCGCCGACATGCGTCCGCTCGATCTGCTCAGCGACTCCGCGAACATGGGTCAGTTCGCGAAAGACTTCTTCCCACCCGACTTCACCGAATGGCGCAGCTATGTGCACGAGATGTACGTCACGCTATCGGTCGCGATCTGGGGCACCGCGCTGTCGCTCGTCTGCGCGGTGCCGTGCGGCCTGATGTCCGCGCACAATCTTGCGCCGCAGTGGATCGTGCAACCGATGCGCCGTCTGATGGACGCTTGCCGCGCGATCAATGAAATGGTCTTCGCGATGCTGTTCATCGTCGCGGTCGGACTCGGGCCGTTCGCTGGCGTGCTCGCCCTGTGGGTGCATACGACGGGCGTGCTCGCGAAGCTGTTCGCCGAAGCGGTCGAGGCGATCGATCCGCGCCCGGCCGAAGGCGTGCGCGCGACCGGCGCGGCGCGCCTCGACGAAATCGTCTATGCGGTGCTGCCGCAAGTGCTGCCGCTGTGGATCTCCTATGCGCTCTATCGCTTCGAGTCAAACGTGCGCTCGGCGATGGTGGTCGGCATGGTCGGCGCGGGCGGCATCGGCGTCCTGCTGTACGAAGCGATCCGTTCGTTCAACTATGCGCAGACTGCCGCGGTGATGATCATGGTGATCGTCGTCGTGACGGTGATCGACCTCGGGTCGGCGTGGTTACGCGAGCGGGTGACCTGA
- the phnD gene encoding phosphonate ABC transporter substrate-binding protein, producing the protein MKFLRSLIAFAAGAAAFACVAAAHAEDINLGIISTDSSAVLKQRWEPLIEDMKKQTGLNVKAFFATDYAGIIEGMRFNKVQVGYFGNASAIEAVDRSDGEVFAKAQHANGDSGYYSLLITNVNSRFKTLDDVFRNTKDVTLGFGDPNSTSGTLVPGYYLFAKHNTPVNTSFRSVLPSSHEANLLAVVNNKIDIATNNSMMMETLKREYPDKFAQVRVLWTSPLIPSDPLVWRKDLPQATKDKLRKFFLNYAKTDPHEKAVMAGITEYSGFEASSDQQLLPIREIVLFQQKQTIESDTHLSDSDRKTQLAALDAKLNALSSAQSKQ; encoded by the coding sequence ATGAAATTCCTGCGCTCCCTGATCGCGTTCGCAGCCGGCGCTGCCGCCTTCGCCTGTGTCGCCGCGGCCCATGCCGAAGACATCAACCTCGGCATCATCTCGACCGATTCGTCGGCGGTGCTCAAGCAGCGCTGGGAACCGCTGATCGAAGACATGAAGAAGCAGACCGGCCTGAACGTGAAGGCATTCTTCGCGACCGACTACGCCGGCATCATCGAAGGCATGCGCTTCAACAAGGTGCAGGTCGGCTATTTCGGCAACGCGTCGGCTATCGAAGCTGTCGATCGTTCGGATGGCGAAGTATTCGCCAAAGCGCAGCACGCCAACGGCGACAGCGGCTACTACTCGCTGCTTATTACGAACGTGAACAGCCGCTTCAAGACGCTCGACGACGTGTTCAGGAACACGAAGGACGTGACGCTCGGCTTCGGCGATCCGAACTCGACGTCGGGCACGCTGGTGCCGGGCTACTACCTGTTTGCGAAGCACAACACGCCGGTCAATACGTCGTTCAGGAGTGTGCTGCCGTCGAGCCATGAGGCGAATCTGCTGGCGGTCGTCAACAACAAGATCGACATCGCGACCAACAACAGCATGATGATGGAAACGCTCAAGCGCGAGTATCCGGACAAGTTCGCGCAGGTGCGCGTGTTGTGGACCTCGCCGCTGATTCCGTCGGACCCGCTCGTGTGGCGCAAGGACCTGCCGCAAGCGACGAAGGACAAGCTGCGCAAGTTCTTCCTGAACTACGCGAAGACCGATCCGCACGAAAAAGCGGTGATGGCCGGCATTACCGAATACAGCGGCTTCGAGGCATCGTCGGACCAGCAACTGCTGCCGATTCGCGAGATCGTGCTGTTCCAGCAGAAGCAGACGATCGAGAGCGATACGCATCTGTCCGATAGCGATCGCAAGACGCAACTGGCCGCGCTCGACGCGAAGCTCAATGCGCTCAGCAGCGCACAGTCGAAGCAATGA
- the phnC gene encoding phosphonate ABC transporter ATP-binding protein, whose translation MEAIREAIRIERLSKTFGNGRKALDEIDLRVVPGEMVALIGASGSGKSTLLRHIAGFTASDAQPSQIEILGRPIQQNGRIVREVRSIRRDIGFVFQQFNLVNRLSVETNVLIGALARLPWWRRLCGRFPRAERALSLAALHEVGIGEHARERAANLSGGQQQRAALARALVQRAQIVLADEPIASLDPESSRRVMDMLRALNVEHRITVLVSLHQVDIAMQYCPRTIALRRGKVVYDGPSGALTPTLLKKLYGDDARELLDDATHDADETHEAHDAPDAAAAPARADTGAACARHAFALSIAPSN comes from the coding sequence ATGGAAGCGATCCGTGAAGCCATTCGAATCGAACGTTTGAGCAAGACGTTCGGCAACGGCCGCAAAGCGCTCGACGAAATCGATTTGCGCGTCGTGCCCGGTGAAATGGTCGCGCTGATCGGCGCATCGGGCTCGGGAAAATCGACGTTGCTACGGCATATCGCGGGCTTTACCGCGTCGGACGCGCAGCCTTCACAGATCGAGATTCTCGGCCGGCCGATCCAGCAGAACGGCCGCATCGTGCGCGAAGTTCGCAGCATTCGCCGCGACATCGGTTTCGTGTTCCAGCAGTTCAATCTGGTGAACCGGCTGTCGGTCGAAACCAACGTGCTGATCGGCGCGCTCGCGCGCCTGCCGTGGTGGCGGCGGCTGTGCGGCCGCTTCCCGCGCGCGGAACGCGCACTGTCGCTCGCCGCGCTGCACGAGGTCGGGATCGGCGAACATGCGCGCGAGCGCGCCGCCAACCTGTCGGGCGGTCAGCAGCAACGCGCCGCGCTCGCACGGGCGCTCGTGCAGCGTGCGCAAATCGTGCTCGCCGACGAGCCGATCGCTTCGCTCGACCCCGAATCGTCGCGCCGCGTGATGGACATGCTGCGCGCGCTGAACGTCGAGCATCGGATCACCGTACTCGTGTCGCTGCATCAGGTCGACATCGCGATGCAGTACTGCCCGCGAACGATCGCGTTGCGCCGCGGCAAAGTGGTCTACGACGGCCCTTCCGGCGCGCTGACGCCGACGCTGCTCAAGAAGCTCTACGGCGACGACGCGCGCGAGCTGCTCGACGACGCGACGCATGACGCAGACGAAACACACGAGGCACATGACGCGCCCGATGCTGCCGCCGCGCCCGCGCGGGCGGACACCGGCGCCGCCTGCGCGCGCCATGCGTTCGCGTTGAGCATCGCGCCGTCGAACTGA
- a CDS encoding M14 family zinc carboxypeptidase, producing MPIPLSFLPDSFAEYEDLKSILDQASASFEIRAVCETEARGRRFSVYTASIGSSDPLAPAIGFFGGIHGLERIGSQLVLDYMRALLARLEWDELLVRQLQSIRLIFLPIANPGGMWASTRANPHGVDLMRNAPQNADARVPLLAGGQRVGAWLPWYRGRAGEPMEPEAAALLQVVGTQLATRPLSIALDCHSGYGWSDSIWFPYARTRKQMPHLPEMYVLKTMFEHAHPHHGYTFEPQSHQYLVHGDLWDYAYDRTPVPNIFLPMTLELGSWLWIKKNPRQLFSRQGMFNPVMEHRTARVLRRHANLFDFLARAAFSSQRWLPQGNRRDQLLRSALDHWYRTDSA from the coding sequence ATGCCGATTCCTTTGAGCTTTCTTCCGGACAGCTTTGCCGAATATGAAGATCTCAAGTCGATACTCGACCAGGCCAGCGCAAGCTTTGAAATTCGCGCCGTCTGCGAGACCGAGGCGCGCGGCCGGCGCTTTTCCGTCTACACCGCGAGCATCGGTTCATCCGATCCGCTCGCGCCGGCCATTGGTTTTTTCGGTGGCATTCACGGGCTCGAGCGAATCGGCTCGCAACTCGTGCTCGACTATATGCGCGCGCTGCTCGCGCGGCTCGAATGGGACGAACTGCTGGTGCGGCAATTGCAGTCCATCCGGCTGATTTTTTTGCCGATCGCGAATCCCGGCGGCATGTGGGCATCCACGCGCGCGAATCCGCACGGCGTCGACCTGATGCGCAACGCGCCGCAAAACGCCGACGCGCGCGTGCCGCTGCTTGCGGGTGGCCAGCGCGTCGGCGCGTGGCTGCCCTGGTATCGCGGCCGCGCGGGTGAGCCAATGGAGCCCGAGGCGGCCGCGTTGCTGCAAGTGGTCGGAACGCAACTCGCCACGCGGCCGCTGAGTATCGCGCTCGATTGCCATTCCGGCTACGGCTGGAGCGACAGCATCTGGTTTCCGTACGCGCGAACCCGCAAGCAGATGCCGCATCTGCCCGAAATGTACGTGTTGAAGACCATGTTCGAACACGCGCATCCGCACCACGGCTACACGTTCGAGCCGCAAAGCCATCAGTATCTGGTGCACGGCGATCTGTGGGACTACGCGTACGACCGCACGCCGGTGCCGAACATCTTCCTGCCGATGACGCTCGAACTCGGCTCGTGGCTATGGATCAAGAAGAATCCGCGCCAGCTGTTTTCGCGGCAGGGCATGTTCAATCCGGTCATGGAGCATCGCACCGCACGCGTGCTGCGGCGCCACGCGAACCTGTTCGACTTCCTCGCGCGCGCGGCATTTTCGTCGCAGCGCTGGCTGCCGCAAGGCAACCGCCGCGACCAATTGCTGCGAAGCGCGCTCGACCACTGGTACAGAACGGATAGCGCATGA